CGACGACTGCGATGCCTAATTGTAATGCAAAGGATTTGTTGAAAATCTCGTGGTCTAAAAACTCCAATGCCGGTCGGGCACAGAGACCCGACCCTACGGAGAAATACAGAGAGGAAAAAATCGAATGCTTAATTTCGCGTAAGCCTGCAACTGCTTCACTCAAATGGGGAATTGTAGAAATAGTACTTGCTGGCAAAGCAGCTTCAACAGGCTGATGCAGGGGATTGTTTGCAGGTAATGTTAAAGGTTGTGTAGATCTGTTAAGGGTTACCATAATAAGGTTTAGAGCTCCAGAGAGGCTGAAATAGCTCAGCTCTCGATCTTAAAAACTTATCGGTATAAATTAGAATTGGTTGCGTGGTTTTTTTTGATAAAACACAGCCATATTACTTTTTACTATTCAACAATGAAGCCTGAGAAGAAACCCGATTGCGACCATTGGCTTTGGAGAAATACAGGTATTGATCGGCAGTTTTTATCATCTCGGCAGCACTTGAAAAATTATCCGACTGCAAACAGGCCACGCCTGCGCTGATGTTTACCTTAAAACGATTGGCATCGAACTGAAAATCACTTTGGGCAATCGCCGTACAGATTCGCTCGGCAAGCGAAACGGCATCGAACTCGCTGGTTTCACGCATCAAAACCACGAACTCTTCTCCGCCATAGCGAGCAAACAAATCTTCAGTCCGAATAAGTTCCTGGGTAATCTGGGCAATTCGCTTTAAAACGTAATCGCCCGCCGGATGCCCATAGGTGTCGTTAATTTTCTTGAAAAAATCGATGTCAAAAATAATCAGGGAAAGAGGCATGCCCTTGCGTTTTGAATGGGAGAATTCTTGTTCAATCTGATCCAAAAAATAATATTTGGTACGCGCCTGTGTCACAGGATCGAAGTTGGCCATTTTATAGATTTGATTACGTTTTTGCGCTTCCAGATCTGAAACATAGGAAAAAGTGGCCACCGTTTGGGAACTGATCTGGATGGTGTCTTTGTCCTCGAGCACTTTTTTGTCGACCCGTACCCCATTCACGAAAGTGCCATTGGTCGATTTCGAATCCTCCAACAAAACCTCCCCCCCCTTCACTTGCAGCTTAAAATGCTGACGGGAGATGGCGTCGTCTTGCACGGAAATGGAGACGCTTCGGCTTCTGCCCACGACATATTCGCCCTCCTGTAAAAGATGGATCTGCCCCATGGAAGGGCCACTCATAAAGGAAAGCGCGGGATAGCGGGCCTGTTCCTTTGCCAAATCTTCAAGTGGAGTGATGGTCGTTTCGTCTCGGAACATAAGTACTCATGAGTTTAAAAGGAAATGGATAAAAAGAAAAAGGATAAAATTTTAAAATTTCGCCCGAAAAAACTCCAGGATTCTTGAAAGGAAGGCAGGCTTGATAAAAACAATCAAAAGGAGACTAAAAAAGATCAAAAAAATATAGATCGTTAACCTTATCTTTCTGTGCCTTTCCCTCAC
The DNA window shown above is from Deltaproteobacteria bacterium and carries:
- a CDS encoding diguanylate cyclase, with protein sequence MFRDETTITPLEDLAKEQARYPALSFMSGPSMGQIHLLQEGEYVVGRSRSVSISVQDDAISRQHFKLQVKGGEVLLEDSKSTNGTFVNGVRVDKKVLEDKDTIQISSQTVATFSYVSDLEAQKRNQIYKMANFDPVTQARTKYYFLDQIEQEFSHSKRKGMPLSLIIFDIDFFKKINDTYGHPAGDYVLKRIAQITQELIRTEDLFARYGGEEFVVLMRETSEFDAVSLAERICTAIAQSDFQFDANRFKVNISAGVACLQSDNFSSAAEMIKTADQYLYFSKANGRNRVSSQASLLNSKK